The following proteins are encoded in a genomic region of Gossypium hirsutum isolate 1008001.06 chromosome D05, Gossypium_hirsutum_v2.1, whole genome shotgun sequence:
- the LOC107948785 gene encoding putative disease resistance RPP13-like protein 1 isoform X1, protein MWGKLVRCERFGAPQTPSASFHNSTMSVIGEAALSGFLELLWGRLLDSALNFVADHKQVQQQLKQWQSILPDIQAVLNDAEEKQIGNKGVRNWLEDLQDLAYDMDDILDEFAYEELRLALLKTQAQASISKVRKLIPTCCTSSNFSPTSFLFNNSMIPKMKEITARLDSLTTRRNSLGLSEILSQGATSKGKKPRLQPTSVVDEAVEYVGRDDEKRKMLDLLKSNNSNGVFVLSIVGMGGMGKTTLAQLVYNDASTKESFDHRAWVCVSDEFDAVNITKTILQSITSEPCAYNDLNLLQVKLKEKLSGKKCLLVLDDIWNESYEDWTTLRSPFGAGTKIIVTTRIQNVSSNVDPVKAFHLDKLSHDDCLSIFTQHALKARNFNGHLQFKEVGENIVRRCNGLPLAAKAIGSLLRTVKDLGEWEKIYESEIWDLPEDQCGILPALRLSYHHLPPQLKRCFAYCSIFPKDYEFQKEEIILLWRAEGFLQLKLKGQIKDPGNQYFQDLASRSFFQISSKDKSRFIMHHLINDLAQSVAGEICCKLEDDKQQMFSNRTRHSSFIVSRYETAKKFEAFDKADSLRTLIALMSPSFPGFFLTNFVLVDLLPRLGYLRLLSLSGYKIIELPDVFEILKHLRYLNFSYTEIKWLPDSLCTLYYLETLILRGCGCLQQLPSKMENLINLHYLDIRGAKSIERMPFGIGKLTNLQRLSNFVIGKGDGHYIGELKNLPNLKGDFCISGLENVNGQHAGEVKLNEKLGIDRLVLQWSSNFEKDARNKEAEERVLDSLRHQKKLEQLNIDNYGGAKFSSWIADSSFKNMLSLELCNCTSCKSLPSIGLLPLLKDLSIIGFDEVQKVGAEFFGENQLKPFVSLENLHFQRLPNWKEWDPCEGEEQVSKFPNLRELSIRECPQLLEKLPTRLPSLLKLQIYECPRLTVSISSFPSLCELSVRGCEELLDECSFSAKEVISLKTVSLSDISKFNISTKMKMLRFASSEHFHIPGWKELESLSQNGLGLVGHHFITIKDCPQLVSLETDEEGLKLDKIPSVESLTIWNCKRLNRLPKFLDALSFLTVVSIYGCSGLISFAENNFPPALNKLEIWECENLQNLVYEKENNKSMSSNICLLEHLDIRYCESLICLSSRGDVCNRLRHLQVYNCSSLSSLFLNTKLPTMLKQLEIWNCPMLECIAQDFHETSDLECIKISGAQNIKSLPRGLDKLNHLQEIQIVNCSNMVVSFKESELPTTNLRVFSIEGCENFGALPMCINNFISLRELMVWNCSADISFPDEGFPTGLTSLAISNAPKIYSSLVEWGLTRLTSLQQLTIGGEGCSNVVSFPEEGIGMMLPPSLTFICIENFENLEFMYSKGFQHINSLQILSIHNFPKLTSLPEKGMLLSLERLHIYECLLLEKVSTRDKGREWSKIAHIPYVNFKIKKSRLDYQLER, encoded by the exons ATGTGGGGGAAATTGGTCAGGTGTGAAAGATTTGGAGCCCCGCAAACCCCTTCGG CTTCTTTTCATAATTCCACCATGTCTGTCATTGGAGAGGCTGCTCTTTCTGGGTTTTTGGAGCTGTTGTGGGGCAGGTTGCTTGATTCTGCACTCAACTTTGTTGCTGATCACAAGCAAGTCCAACAGCAGCTCAAGCAATGGCAATCCATATTACCTGATATCCAAGCAGTGTTGAACGATGCAGAGGAGAAGCAGATCGGGAACAAGGGTGTAAGGAATTGGTTGGAAGATCTCCAAGACTTGGCTTATGATATGGATGACATCTTGGACGAGTTCGCTTATGAAGAGTTACGTCTTGCGCTCCTTAAAACTCAAGCTCAAGCCAGCATTAGTAAGGTACGGAAACTCATTCCTACCTGCTGTACTAGTAGTAATTTCTCTCCAACTTCCTTTTTGTTTAACAATTCCATGATTCCCAAGATGAAAGAGATAACTGCTAGACTGGATAGTTTGACTACACGAAGAAATAGTTTAGGGTTGAGTGAGATCTTGTCTCAAGGTGCTACCTCAAAGGGAAAGAAACCTAGGTTGCAACCAACTTCTGTAGTGGATGAAGCTGTGGAGTATGTTGGTAGGGACGATGAGAAGCGAAAAATGCTTGATTTGCTCAAAAGTAATAACTCCAATGGAGTTTTTGTCCTTTCCATTGTTGGCATGGGAGGGATGGGCAAAACAACTCTTGCTCAGCTTGTTTATAATGATGCCAGCACAAAGGAGTCTTTTGATCACAGGGCCTGGGTATGTGTTTCTGATGAATTTGATGCGGTTAATATAACTAAGACAATTTTACAGTCTATCACTTCTGAACCATGTGCTTACAATGACCTGAATTTACTTCAAGTCAAGTTGAAGGAGAAGTTGTCAGGAAAAAAATGCTTGCTTGTTTTAGATGACATTTGGAACGAGAGTTACGAAGATTGGACCACCTTACGATCTCCGTTTGGAGCAGGGACCAAGATTATTGTAACAACTCGCATTCAAAATGTTTCATCTAATGTGGATCCAGTGAAAGCTTTTCACTTGGATAAATTATCACATGATGACTGTTTGTCCATATTTACTCAGCATGCATTAAAAGCACGAAATTTCAATGGGCATCTTCAATTTAAAGAAGTTGGAGAGAACATAGTGAGAAGGTGCAACGGCTTACCTTTGGCGGCAAAAGCCATTGGAAGCCTACTACGCACTGTTAAAGATCTTGGTGAATGGGAAAAAATATATGAGAGCGAGATATGGGACTTACCAGAAGATCAATGTGGCATACTTCCTGCATTGCGGTTAAGCTACCATCATCTTCCTCCGCAATTGAAACGGTGCTTTGCATATTGCTCCATATTTCCAAAAGATTATGAATTTCAGAAAGAAGAAATAATCTTGTTATGGAGAGCTGAAGGTTTCTTGCAACTAAAATTAAAAGGTCAAATTAAAGATCCTGGAAACCAATATTTCCAAGATCTAGCGTCAAGGTCATTTTTTCAGATATCTAGTAAAGATAAATCCCGGTTCATAATGCATCACCTTATAAATGACTTAGCACAATCTGTTGCAGGGGAAATATGCTGCAAATTGGAGGATGATAAGCAACAAATGTTCTCAAATCGCACTCGACATTCTTCTTTTATTGTCAGCAGGTATGAGACAGCGAAGAAGTTTGAAGCATTTGATAAAGCAGATTCTTTACGTACTCTTATAGCCTTAATGTCTCCAAGTTTTCCAGGATTCTTTTTAACTAATTTTGTCCTGGTTGATTTGTTACCAAGACTTGGCTACCTAAGGTTGCTTTCTTTGAGTGGGTATAAGATCATTGAATTGCCtgatgtttttgaaattttaaaacatcTCCGCTACTTAAATTTTTCTTACACTGAGATCAAATGGTTACCTGATTCTTTGTGTACTCTTTACTATTTGGAAACTTTAATATTAAGAGGATGTGGCTGCCTCCAACAGTTGCCCTCGAAGATGGAAAATCTTATTAACTTGCATTATCTTGATATAAGAGGTGCAAAATCAATTGAAAGGATGCCTTTTGGAATTGGTAAGCTAACTAATCTTCAAAGGTTATCTAATTTTGTTATAGGGAAAGGTGATGGACACTACATTGGAGAATTGAAAAATTTGCCAAACCTCAAAGGTGATTTTTGCATTTCTGGGTTGGAGAATGTTAATGGTCAACATGCGGGGGAAGTTAAGTTAAATGAGAAACTGGGAATTGATAGATTGGTACTACAATGGAGTAGCAACTTTGAGAAAGATGCAAGGAATAAAGAAGCTGAAGAACGAGTGTTAGATTCTCTTCGTCATCAGAAAAAGCTTGAACAACTCAACATTGACAATTATGGTGGTGCAAAATTCTCTTCTTGGATAGCAGATTCTTCCTTTAAGAATATGTTGTCATTGGAGCTTTGCAACTGTACAAGTTGCAAATCACTACCATCAATTGGATTGTTGCCGTTATTAAAAGATTTGTCTATTATTGGCTTCGATGAGGTACAAAAGGTTGGTGCTGAGTTCTTTGGAGAAAATCAACTGAAACCATTTGTATCATTAGAGAATCTGCATTTTCAAAGACTGCCAAACTGGAAAGAGTGGGACCCGTGTGAAGGTGAAGAGCAAGTTTCGAAATTTCCCAACCTTCGTGAGCTTTCAATAAGAGAATGTCCTCAATTGTTGGAAAAGTTACCAACTCGTCTTCCATCCTTGCTAAAACTTCAAATCTATGAGTGCCCAAGGTTGACAGTTTCAATTTCAAGTTTCCCATCACTGTGCGAGTTAAGCGTCAGAGGGTGTGAAGAATTGTTGGATGAATGCTCTTTTTCTGCAAAGGAGGTTATCTCTTTGAAAACTGTGTCTCTTTCagacatttcaaagttcaacATTTCAACAAAGATGAAAATGTTGAGGTTTGCAAGCTCAGAACATTTTCACATCCCTGGTTGGAAGGAGTTGGAATCTTTATCACAAAATGGGTTAGGGTTGGTTGGGCATCATTTCATTACAATTAAGGATTGTCCGCAGTTGGTCTCTTTGGAAACAGATGAGGAAGGATTGAAACTTGACAAAATTCCGAGTGTTGAGTCTCTGACAATATGGAATTGTAAAAGGCTCAATAGACTACCAAAATTCTTAGATGCACTCTCATTCCTTACAGTAGTAAGTATATATGGGTGTTCAGGCTTGATTTCTTTTGCGGAGAACAATTTTCCCCCTGCTTTAAATAAGTTGGAGATTTGGGAGTGCGAGAATTTGCAAAATTtagtttatgaaaaagaaaataacaagaGTATGAGTAGTAACATTTGTCTTCTTGAGCACTTGGACATCAGGTACTGCGAGTCTCTAATATGTTTGTCATCAAGGGGTGATGTATGCAATCGACTTCGACATCTCCAAGTTTACAATTGCTCAAGCCTGAGTAGCTTATTTTTAAACACTAAGTTACCCACCATGCTTAAACAGCTAGAAATTTGGAATTGTCCAATGTTGGAATGCATAGCCCAAGACTTCCATGAGACCAGTGATCTCGAATGTATTAAAATTTCGGGTGCTCAAAATATTAAATCTTTACCAAGAGGATTAGACAAGCTGAACCATCTCCAGGAGATTCAAATAGTGAATTGTTCAAATATGGTAGTTTCTTTCAAGGAAAGTGAGTTGCCTACCACAAATCTCAGAGTTTTCTCAATTGAAGGTTGTGAAAATTTTGGAGCCCTTCCCATGTGCATCAACAACTTCATCTCTCTTCGAGAATTAATGGTGTGGAACTGTTCGGCTGACATATCCTTCCCAGATGAAGGTTTCCCTACCGGCCTCACGTCACTTGCAATCTCAAATGCACCCAAAATTTATAGCTCACTTGTTGAATGGGGGTTAACTCGACTCACCTCTCTTCAGCAACTCACCATCGGCGGTGAAGGATGCTCGAAT
- the LOC107948785 gene encoding putative disease resistance RPP13-like protein 1 isoform X2, whose protein sequence is MDSSFHNSTMSVIGEAALSGFLELLWGRLLDSALNFVADHKQVQQQLKQWQSILPDIQAVLNDAEEKQIGNKGVRNWLEDLQDLAYDMDDILDEFAYEELRLALLKTQAQASISKVRKLIPTCCTSSNFSPTSFLFNNSMIPKMKEITARLDSLTTRRNSLGLSEILSQGATSKGKKPRLQPTSVVDEAVEYVGRDDEKRKMLDLLKSNNSNGVFVLSIVGMGGMGKTTLAQLVYNDASTKESFDHRAWVCVSDEFDAVNITKTILQSITSEPCAYNDLNLLQVKLKEKLSGKKCLLVLDDIWNESYEDWTTLRSPFGAGTKIIVTTRIQNVSSNVDPVKAFHLDKLSHDDCLSIFTQHALKARNFNGHLQFKEVGENIVRRCNGLPLAAKAIGSLLRTVKDLGEWEKIYESEIWDLPEDQCGILPALRLSYHHLPPQLKRCFAYCSIFPKDYEFQKEEIILLWRAEGFLQLKLKGQIKDPGNQYFQDLASRSFFQISSKDKSRFIMHHLINDLAQSVAGEICCKLEDDKQQMFSNRTRHSSFIVSRYETAKKFEAFDKADSLRTLIALMSPSFPGFFLTNFVLVDLLPRLGYLRLLSLSGYKIIELPDVFEILKHLRYLNFSYTEIKWLPDSLCTLYYLETLILRGCGCLQQLPSKMENLINLHYLDIRGAKSIERMPFGIGKLTNLQRLSNFVIGKGDGHYIGELKNLPNLKGDFCISGLENVNGQHAGEVKLNEKLGIDRLVLQWSSNFEKDARNKEAEERVLDSLRHQKKLEQLNIDNYGGAKFSSWIADSSFKNMLSLELCNCTSCKSLPSIGLLPLLKDLSIIGFDEVQKVGAEFFGENQLKPFVSLENLHFQRLPNWKEWDPCEGEEQVSKFPNLRELSIRECPQLLEKLPTRLPSLLKLQIYECPRLTVSISSFPSLCELSVRGCEELLDECSFSAKEVISLKTVSLSDISKFNISTKMKMLRFASSEHFHIPGWKELESLSQNGLGLVGHHFITIKDCPQLVSLETDEEGLKLDKIPSVESLTIWNCKRLNRLPKFLDALSFLTVVSIYGCSGLISFAENNFPPALNKLEIWECENLQNLVYEKENNKSMSSNICLLEHLDIRYCESLICLSSRGDVCNRLRHLQVYNCSSLSSLFLNTKLPTMLKQLEIWNCPMLECIAQDFHETSDLECIKISGAQNIKSLPRGLDKLNHLQEIQIVNCSNMVVSFKESELPTTNLRVFSIEGCENFGALPMCINNFISLRELMVWNCSADISFPDEGFPTGLTSLAISNAPKIYSSLVEWGLTRLTSLQQLTIGGEGCSNVVSFPEEGIGMMLPPSLTFICIENFENLEFMYSKGFQHINSLQILSIHNFPKLTSLPEKGMLLSLERLHIYECLLLEKVSTRDKGREWSKIAHIPYVNFKIKKSRLDYQLER, encoded by the exons ATGGACT CTTCTTTTCATAATTCCACCATGTCTGTCATTGGAGAGGCTGCTCTTTCTGGGTTTTTGGAGCTGTTGTGGGGCAGGTTGCTTGATTCTGCACTCAACTTTGTTGCTGATCACAAGCAAGTCCAACAGCAGCTCAAGCAATGGCAATCCATATTACCTGATATCCAAGCAGTGTTGAACGATGCAGAGGAGAAGCAGATCGGGAACAAGGGTGTAAGGAATTGGTTGGAAGATCTCCAAGACTTGGCTTATGATATGGATGACATCTTGGACGAGTTCGCTTATGAAGAGTTACGTCTTGCGCTCCTTAAAACTCAAGCTCAAGCCAGCATTAGTAAGGTACGGAAACTCATTCCTACCTGCTGTACTAGTAGTAATTTCTCTCCAACTTCCTTTTTGTTTAACAATTCCATGATTCCCAAGATGAAAGAGATAACTGCTAGACTGGATAGTTTGACTACACGAAGAAATAGTTTAGGGTTGAGTGAGATCTTGTCTCAAGGTGCTACCTCAAAGGGAAAGAAACCTAGGTTGCAACCAACTTCTGTAGTGGATGAAGCTGTGGAGTATGTTGGTAGGGACGATGAGAAGCGAAAAATGCTTGATTTGCTCAAAAGTAATAACTCCAATGGAGTTTTTGTCCTTTCCATTGTTGGCATGGGAGGGATGGGCAAAACAACTCTTGCTCAGCTTGTTTATAATGATGCCAGCACAAAGGAGTCTTTTGATCACAGGGCCTGGGTATGTGTTTCTGATGAATTTGATGCGGTTAATATAACTAAGACAATTTTACAGTCTATCACTTCTGAACCATGTGCTTACAATGACCTGAATTTACTTCAAGTCAAGTTGAAGGAGAAGTTGTCAGGAAAAAAATGCTTGCTTGTTTTAGATGACATTTGGAACGAGAGTTACGAAGATTGGACCACCTTACGATCTCCGTTTGGAGCAGGGACCAAGATTATTGTAACAACTCGCATTCAAAATGTTTCATCTAATGTGGATCCAGTGAAAGCTTTTCACTTGGATAAATTATCACATGATGACTGTTTGTCCATATTTACTCAGCATGCATTAAAAGCACGAAATTTCAATGGGCATCTTCAATTTAAAGAAGTTGGAGAGAACATAGTGAGAAGGTGCAACGGCTTACCTTTGGCGGCAAAAGCCATTGGAAGCCTACTACGCACTGTTAAAGATCTTGGTGAATGGGAAAAAATATATGAGAGCGAGATATGGGACTTACCAGAAGATCAATGTGGCATACTTCCTGCATTGCGGTTAAGCTACCATCATCTTCCTCCGCAATTGAAACGGTGCTTTGCATATTGCTCCATATTTCCAAAAGATTATGAATTTCAGAAAGAAGAAATAATCTTGTTATGGAGAGCTGAAGGTTTCTTGCAACTAAAATTAAAAGGTCAAATTAAAGATCCTGGAAACCAATATTTCCAAGATCTAGCGTCAAGGTCATTTTTTCAGATATCTAGTAAAGATAAATCCCGGTTCATAATGCATCACCTTATAAATGACTTAGCACAATCTGTTGCAGGGGAAATATGCTGCAAATTGGAGGATGATAAGCAACAAATGTTCTCAAATCGCACTCGACATTCTTCTTTTATTGTCAGCAGGTATGAGACAGCGAAGAAGTTTGAAGCATTTGATAAAGCAGATTCTTTACGTACTCTTATAGCCTTAATGTCTCCAAGTTTTCCAGGATTCTTTTTAACTAATTTTGTCCTGGTTGATTTGTTACCAAGACTTGGCTACCTAAGGTTGCTTTCTTTGAGTGGGTATAAGATCATTGAATTGCCtgatgtttttgaaattttaaaacatcTCCGCTACTTAAATTTTTCTTACACTGAGATCAAATGGTTACCTGATTCTTTGTGTACTCTTTACTATTTGGAAACTTTAATATTAAGAGGATGTGGCTGCCTCCAACAGTTGCCCTCGAAGATGGAAAATCTTATTAACTTGCATTATCTTGATATAAGAGGTGCAAAATCAATTGAAAGGATGCCTTTTGGAATTGGTAAGCTAACTAATCTTCAAAGGTTATCTAATTTTGTTATAGGGAAAGGTGATGGACACTACATTGGAGAATTGAAAAATTTGCCAAACCTCAAAGGTGATTTTTGCATTTCTGGGTTGGAGAATGTTAATGGTCAACATGCGGGGGAAGTTAAGTTAAATGAGAAACTGGGAATTGATAGATTGGTACTACAATGGAGTAGCAACTTTGAGAAAGATGCAAGGAATAAAGAAGCTGAAGAACGAGTGTTAGATTCTCTTCGTCATCAGAAAAAGCTTGAACAACTCAACATTGACAATTATGGTGGTGCAAAATTCTCTTCTTGGATAGCAGATTCTTCCTTTAAGAATATGTTGTCATTGGAGCTTTGCAACTGTACAAGTTGCAAATCACTACCATCAATTGGATTGTTGCCGTTATTAAAAGATTTGTCTATTATTGGCTTCGATGAGGTACAAAAGGTTGGTGCTGAGTTCTTTGGAGAAAATCAACTGAAACCATTTGTATCATTAGAGAATCTGCATTTTCAAAGACTGCCAAACTGGAAAGAGTGGGACCCGTGTGAAGGTGAAGAGCAAGTTTCGAAATTTCCCAACCTTCGTGAGCTTTCAATAAGAGAATGTCCTCAATTGTTGGAAAAGTTACCAACTCGTCTTCCATCCTTGCTAAAACTTCAAATCTATGAGTGCCCAAGGTTGACAGTTTCAATTTCAAGTTTCCCATCACTGTGCGAGTTAAGCGTCAGAGGGTGTGAAGAATTGTTGGATGAATGCTCTTTTTCTGCAAAGGAGGTTATCTCTTTGAAAACTGTGTCTCTTTCagacatttcaaagttcaacATTTCAACAAAGATGAAAATGTTGAGGTTTGCAAGCTCAGAACATTTTCACATCCCTGGTTGGAAGGAGTTGGAATCTTTATCACAAAATGGGTTAGGGTTGGTTGGGCATCATTTCATTACAATTAAGGATTGTCCGCAGTTGGTCTCTTTGGAAACAGATGAGGAAGGATTGAAACTTGACAAAATTCCGAGTGTTGAGTCTCTGACAATATGGAATTGTAAAAGGCTCAATAGACTACCAAAATTCTTAGATGCACTCTCATTCCTTACAGTAGTAAGTATATATGGGTGTTCAGGCTTGATTTCTTTTGCGGAGAACAATTTTCCCCCTGCTTTAAATAAGTTGGAGATTTGGGAGTGCGAGAATTTGCAAAATTtagtttatgaaaaagaaaataacaagaGTATGAGTAGTAACATTTGTCTTCTTGAGCACTTGGACATCAGGTACTGCGAGTCTCTAATATGTTTGTCATCAAGGGGTGATGTATGCAATCGACTTCGACATCTCCAAGTTTACAATTGCTCAAGCCTGAGTAGCTTATTTTTAAACACTAAGTTACCCACCATGCTTAAACAGCTAGAAATTTGGAATTGTCCAATGTTGGAATGCATAGCCCAAGACTTCCATGAGACCAGTGATCTCGAATGTATTAAAATTTCGGGTGCTCAAAATATTAAATCTTTACCAAGAGGATTAGACAAGCTGAACCATCTCCAGGAGATTCAAATAGTGAATTGTTCAAATATGGTAGTTTCTTTCAAGGAAAGTGAGTTGCCTACCACAAATCTCAGAGTTTTCTCAATTGAAGGTTGTGAAAATTTTGGAGCCCTTCCCATGTGCATCAACAACTTCATCTCTCTTCGAGAATTAATGGTGTGGAACTGTTCGGCTGACATATCCTTCCCAGATGAAGGTTTCCCTACCGGCCTCACGTCACTTGCAATCTCAAATGCACCCAAAATTTATAGCTCACTTGTTGAATGGGGGTTAACTCGACTCACCTCTCTTCAGCAACTCACCATCGGCGGTGAAGGATGCTCGAAT